A window from Fusobacterium sp. JB019 encodes these proteins:
- a CDS encoding cation:dicarboxylase symporter family transporter: LGFDDTGVALMLTVFALQDSFGTACNVTGDGALTMILNGLYAHTIKE, encoded by the coding sequence GTTAGGTTTTGATGATACAGGAGTAGCTTTAATGCTAACAGTTTTTGCTCTTCAAGATAGTTTTGGTACTGCCTGTAATGTAACAGGAGATGGAGCTTTAACAATGATATTAAATGGGTTATATGCACATACAATTAAAGAATAA
- a CDS encoding VWA domain-containing protein, with protein sequence MKFGNLENIYYFIFPILILFLMILGMKKRNSVLKILRIERDRKIYFIKIINIIFGSILICVALLSPQKLLKEKEIEVEGNNIYILVDTSRSMLVEDVYPNRIELGKRVIKKILRGIKGDKIGIIPFSDSAYIQMPLTEDYSIGENYVNAIDTNLISGGGTKIIDALKIANNSFKEINTEKKIVLIVSDGGEEEKDVADFVKTNNIIVYSIGIGTAKGEVIPDYKNGKRNGFIKNKKGAIVVSKLNTSFLKKLSNLSKGKYYEVNNLNDNSKEFVSDIKNIDKDKLSNEKISIYQKYYQYFTLIGIIFILFGYFFNRRLSYEE encoded by the coding sequence ATGAAATTTGGAAATTTGGAAAATATATATTATTTTATTTTTCCTATTTTAATTTTATTTTTGATGATATTAGGAATGAAAAAAAGGAATAGTGTATTAAAAATATTAAGAATAGAAAGAGATAGAAAAATTTATTTTATAAAAATTATAAATATAATTTTTGGAAGTATTTTAATTTGTGTTGCATTATTATCTCCTCAAAAATTATTAAAAGAAAAAGAAATAGAAGTAGAAGGGAACAATATATATATATTGGTAGATACATCACGTTCTATGTTAGTGGAAGATGTATACCCTAATAGGATAGAACTAGGGAAAAGAGTTATTAAAAAAATATTAAGAGGGATAAAGGGAGATAAAATAGGAATTATTCCTTTTTCAGATAGTGCTTATATTCAAATGCCATTAACAGAAGATTATTCAATAGGAGAAAATTATGTAAATGCAATAGATACAAATTTGATTTCTGGTGGAGGAACAAAGATAATAGATGCTTTGAAAATTGCAAATAATTCTTTTAAAGAGATAAATACGGAAAAAAAAATAGTCTTGATAGTTTCAGATGGTGGAGAAGAAGAAAAAGATGTAGCTGATTTTGTTAAAACTAATAATATAATTGTATATTCAATAGGAATAGGGACTGCTAAAGGAGAAGTTATACCAGATTATAAGAATGGCAAAAGAAATGGTTTTATTAAAAATAAAAAAGGAGCAATTGTTGTAAGTAAATTAAACACTTCTTTTTTGAAAAAATTGTCTAATTTAAGTAAAGGAAAATATTATGAAGTTAATAATTTGAATGATAATAGTAAGGAATTTGTTTCAGATATTAAAAATATTGATAAAGATAAACTGAGCAATGAAAAAATAAGCATTTATCAAAAATATTATCAATATTTTACATTAATTGGAATAATTTTTATATTATTTGGATATTTTTTTAATAGGAGATTAAGTTATGAAGAATAA
- a CDS encoding VWA domain-containing protein, whose product MFKFQNPYFFILILVIIYLFFKKRKKIGITIPSVKKVKKYSLFNKKYLIGKYLIFISMILMIAALARPQIVSKETKIKKDGVDIVISLDLSLSMLQEDFKPNRLEKSKEMLKKFIQKRPNDRLGLVIFGGDAYTKIPLTFDNQMVKETVDKITIDDITSNKRTAIGMGLGVSLNRLKDSKAKSKVIILMTDGENNAGSISPKEATKLAKKMGIKIYTIGIGAKEIQVSTLLGKRTLRNTQLDENLLKNIAQETNGKYFRASDADEFNKIFNEINKLEKSKIEAREFYSKEEYYIPLLKGALILLALGILFEFLLFIRLP is encoded by the coding sequence ATGTTTAAATTTCAGAATCCTTATTTTTTTATTTTAATTCTTGTTATTATTTATTTGTTTTTTAAAAAGCGAAAAAAAATAGGAATAACAATACCCAGTGTAAAAAAAGTTAAAAAATATTCTTTATTTAATAAAAAATATTTAATTGGAAAGTATCTGATATTTATTTCAATGATTTTAATGATAGCAGCTTTAGCCAGGCCGCAAATAGTATCAAAAGAAACTAAAATAAAAAAAGATGGTGTTGACATAGTTATTTCTTTAGATTTATCTTTATCCATGCTTCAAGAAGATTTTAAACCAAATAGATTAGAAAAATCTAAAGAAATGTTAAAAAAATTTATACAAAAAAGACCGAATGATAGATTAGGGTTAGTTATTTTTGGTGGGGACGCCTATACCAAAATACCACTAACATTTGATAATCAAATGGTTAAAGAAACAGTTGATAAAATAACTATAGATGATATAACGAGTAATAAAAGGACAGCTATCGGAATGGGATTAGGAGTATCTTTAAATAGACTGAAGGATTCTAAGGCAAAATCCAAAGTTATTATTCTTATGACAGATGGAGAGAATAATGCGGGGAGTATTAGTCCTAAAGAAGCAACAAAACTTGCAAAGAAAATGGGGATAAAAATATATACAATAGGTATAGGTGCAAAAGAAATACAGGTTTCAACACTTTTAGGAAAAAGAACTTTAAGAAATACTCAATTAGATGAGAATTTACTTAAAAACATAGCTCAAGAAACTAATGGTAAATACTTTAGAGCAAGTGATGCTGATGAATTTAATAAAATTTTTAATGAAATAAATAAATTAGAAAAAAGTAAAATAGAAGCAAGAGAATTTTATTCAAAAGAGGAATATTATATTCCACTATTAAAAGGAGCATTAATTTTACTTGCTTTAGGGATATTATTTGAATTTTTGCTATTTATAAGATTACCTTAA
- a CDS encoding DUF4402 domain-containing protein: MKKTLLGLFLGLSVMSMAAEVKVGENVSGDLNINANVIAPLSIAEEQAMDFGDIVLGEKATSTTPGKMTVTGAAGNSVTISFPDTTTISRVGVDNSTATVNLTSLKNGIAQTLDDEGHLTEVINGVIDKGQTTKTGVHTGTVTVSVMYN; the protein is encoded by the coding sequence ATGAAAAAAACATTATTAGGACTATTTTTAGGATTATCAGTTATGTCGATGGCAGCAGAAGTTAAAGTAGGAGAAAATGTTAGTGGAGATTTAAATATTAATGCTAATGTTATCGCACCTTTATCAATTGCAGAAGAACAGGCTATGGATTTTGGAGACATTGTTTTAGGAGAAAAAGCTACTTCTACTACACCTGGTAAAATGACAGTTACAGGAGCTGCTGGAAACAGTGTTACTATTTCTTTTCCTGATACAACGACTATTTCAAGAGTTGGTGTTGATAATTCCACTGCTACAGTTAATTTAACTTCTTTAAAAAATGGTATCGCACAAACATTGGATGATGAGGGACATTTAACTGAAGTTATCAATGGGGTTATTGATAAAGGTCAAACCACTAAAACTGGTGTCCATACTGGTACTGTTACTGTTTCTGTTATGTATAACTAA
- a CDS encoding DUF4402 domain-containing protein codes for MKKIMFFIFSSLIFAKNIDTKTSVINTLNINANIIANLTIVNNGMEFNDIPLASDAVAFTNVNINGSVGSQNTVTVKIPKTVPMRDGEKTMILNLSSEKTEKIILDENGQAKINIKGVLHAADTTVIGDYAGTFDISVKYD; via the coding sequence ATGAAAAAAATAATGTTTTTTATATTTTCTAGCTTGATTTTTGCAAAAAATATAGATACTAAAACTTCCGTTATTAATACTTTAAACATTAATGCAAATATTATTGCTAATTTAACAATTGTTAATAATGGAATGGAATTTAATGATATTCCTCTTGCATCAGATGCTGTTGCTTTTACAAATGTAAATATTAATGGCTCCGTTGGATCTCAAAATACTGTTACTGTTAAAATTCCTAAAACAGTTCCAATGAGAGATGGAGAAAAAACTATGATTTTAAACCTTTCTTCAGAAAAAACTGAAAAAATAATTTTAGATGAAAATGGTCAAGCTAAAATAAATATAAAAGGTGTCCTTCATGCTGCAGATACTACAGTTATTGGAGATTATGCTGGAACTTTTGATATTTCTGTTAAATATGATTAA
- a CDS encoding DUF4402 domain-containing protein — translation MKKTLLLIFLSLSALTLAANEVEVGTEVKGDLKINANVLAPLSIKESQSMEFGDIIIGKQADSTTDGSMLVEGAPGNNVIVTVPDSTTIERVGVSGSTATVTLTSEHNDVAQTLDADGNLTQTISGNIAEGETTKAGEHTGSVTISVKYN, via the coding sequence ATGAAAAAGACTTTGTTATTAATATTTTTAAGCTTGTCAGCTCTTACTCTAGCAGCAAATGAAGTTGAAGTAGGTACTGAGGTAAAAGGAGATTTGAAAATAAATGCTAACGTTCTTGCTCCTTTGTCAATTAAAGAATCACAATCTATGGAATTTGGAGATATTATCATAGGTAAACAAGCTGATTCTACAACTGATGGTAGTATGCTTGTTGAAGGAGCTCCAGGAAATAATGTTATAGTTACTGTTCCTGACTCTACTACCATTGAAAGAGTTGGAGTTAGTGGTTCTACTGCTACTGTTACTTTAACGTCTGAACATAATGATGTGGCTCAAACTTTAGATGCAGATGGTAATTTGACTCAAACTATTTCTGGAAATATAGCTGAAGGAGAAACTACTAAAGCTGGGGAACATACTGGTTCTGTGACTATTTCTGTTAAATATAATTAA
- a CDS encoding pyruvate, water dikinase regulatory protein, giving the protein MEKLNIHIFSDSFGESGEQVVRCALSQFELESSNYNLIKHRHVSDLKALNREFGKIKEYSNVFMLFTLVNLEVVEKAKEFCDSKGIQYSDLLNPLLNSLKIQIGKDPKRESGKFRVLDEEYFNRVDAIEFAVKFDDGKDSRMLHDADLILIGISRTSKTPLSIYLANKVHIKVLNIPLVPEVEPPKELYEISKKRIIGLTNSVEMLNKIRKERIKCIGVKNGSTYSSLGRIIEELEYAEKIMKKIGCPIIDVSEKAIEETAQVIVEIMKEQGVL; this is encoded by the coding sequence ATGGAAAAGCTTAATATTCATATATTTTCAGATTCTTTTGGAGAATCTGGTGAACAAGTTGTAAGATGTGCTTTGAGTCAATTTGAACTAGAAAGTTCTAATTATAATTTAATAAAGCATAGACATGTTTCCGATTTAAAAGCTTTAAATAGAGAATTTGGGAAAATAAAAGAGTATTCTAATGTCTTTATGCTATTCACGTTGGTTAATTTAGAGGTTGTAGAAAAAGCTAAAGAATTTTGTGATTCTAAAGGAATTCAATATTCAGATTTATTAAATCCTCTTTTAAATTCTCTTAAAATACAAATAGGAAAAGATCCTAAAAGAGAGTCTGGTAAGTTTAGAGTTTTAGATGAAGAATATTTTAATCGTGTGGATGCTATTGAGTTTGCTGTTAAGTTTGATGATGGTAAAGATAGTAGAATGCTTCATGATGCAGATTTGATACTTATTGGAATATCAAGAACTTCAAAAACTCCTTTAAGTATTTATTTAGCGAATAAAGTTCATATAAAAGTTCTTAATATACCTTTGGTTCCAGAAGTGGAACCTCCAAAAGAATTATATGAAATTTCAAAAAAAAGGATAATAGGATTAACTAATTCTGTTGAAATGTTAAATAAAATAAGAAAAGAAAGAATAAAATGTATTGGAGTAAAAAATGGTTCTACTTATTCTTCTCTAGGTAGAATAATAGAAGAATTAGAATATGCTGAAAAGATTATGAAAAAGATAGGGTGTCCTATAATTGATGTTTCAGAAAAAGCTATAGAAGAGACAGCTCAAGTTATAGTTGAAATAATGAAGGAACAAGGTGTGCTTTAA
- a CDS encoding MoxR family ATPase: MENKEAILLLRNEIGKKVIGQKGMIDKVLIGILTESHILLEGLPGLAKSLTVNTISKTLGLKFSRIQFTPDLLPSDIIGTEIYNEKTGEFYTKKGPLFANIILADEINRAPAKVQAALLEAMQEKQVTISNETFKLEKPFVVLATQNPIEQDGTYPLPEAQQDRFLMKVKVEYPSKNEEMAFLNLITEDKDFDNIELKEILTKEKLKDLKEQVKKIHIDEKLKEYILNLVFKTREKSEYILCGASPRASIALVKAAKANAFLEGRDFVMPGDIKKVIYDVLRHRILLSYEAEADEKTVEEIIMGIIESVDLP; encoded by the coding sequence TTGGAGAATAAAGAAGCAATACTACTGTTAAGAAATGAAATAGGTAAAAAAGTTATAGGACAGAAAGGTATGATAGATAAAGTTTTAATTGGAATTTTAACAGAAAGTCATATTTTACTAGAGGGGTTACCAGGCCTAGCTAAGTCTTTGACGGTAAATACTATTTCTAAGACTTTAGGCTTGAAATTTTCAAGAATACAATTTACACCAGACTTATTGCCTAGTGATATTATTGGAACAGAAATCTACAATGAAAAGACAGGAGAATTTTATACTAAAAAAGGCCCATTGTTTGCTAATATAATTTTAGCTGATGAAATAAATAGAGCTCCTGCTAAGGTTCAAGCTGCTCTTTTAGAAGCGATGCAAGAAAAACAAGTAACAATTTCAAATGAAACTTTTAAATTAGAAAAACCTTTTGTTGTTTTAGCTACACAAAATCCAATAGAACAGGACGGGACATATCCTTTACCAGAAGCTCAACAAGATAGATTTTTAATGAAGGTTAAGGTGGAATATCCATCTAAAAATGAAGAGATGGCATTTTTAAATTTGATAACAGAAGATAAAGATTTTGATAATATAGAATTAAAAGAAATATTAACAAAAGAAAAATTAAAAGACTTGAAAGAACAAGTGAAAAAAATTCATATTGATGAAAAGTTAAAAGAATATATTTTAAATCTTGTTTTTAAAACAAGAGAAAAATCAGAATATATTTTATGTGGAGCATCTCCTAGAGCAAGTATAGCTCTTGTAAAGGCTGCTAAGGCTAATGCTTTTTTAGAAGGAAGAGATTTTGTAATGCCAGGAGATATTAAAAAAGTTATATATGATGTACTTCGTCATAGAATATTATTATCTTATGAAGCAGAAGCTGATGAGAAAACAGTTGAAGAAATAATTATGGGAATAATAGAATCAGTTGATCTTCCATAG
- a CDS encoding thioesterase family protein has translation MFSTNYKVRIDDINYGGHMGNERALVIFQQTRMEWLNYLELDEINIGEGKGTIQLESHVYYLKEVILGEELLCFIKEVKLGKIDFEIFYEIKDKKEEIVLKGSTKMMAFDYERKRVSRIPKSFKEKINKN, from the coding sequence ATGTTTAGTACTAATTATAAAGTGAGAATAGATGATATAAATTATGGCGGTCATATGGGAAATGAAAGAGCTTTGGTAATATTTCAACAAACAAGAATGGAATGGCTAAATTATTTAGAGCTAGATGAAATTAATATTGGAGAAGGAAAAGGAACTATTCAATTAGAATCTCATGTTTACTATTTAAAAGAAGTAATTTTAGGAGAAGAGTTATTATGTTTTATTAAAGAAGTAAAATTAGGTAAAATTGATTTTGAAATATTTTACGAAATAAAAGATAAAAAAGAAGAAATAGTATTAAAAGGTTCTACTAAAATGATGGCATTTGATTATGAAAGAAAAAGAGTGAGTAGAATTCCTAAAAGTTTTAAAGAAAAAATCAACAAAAACTAG
- a CDS encoding DUF58 domain-containing protein: MTRKELLKKIKKIDVKTSALAEDLFIGKYHSCFKGNGMEFSDIRKYELGDDIKRIDWKTSARQRKTYVKEYQEERELSMYLLIDISFSNSFTSKKDLITQLIATLVFSADKNNDRFGAIFFSDKIEKVIKLGKGKNHALSIIEEILKIEPSSKGTNIIQVLNYFNKIQKRRGIVFLISDFLDDDYEKVMRITSKKHDLISVRVLDEKLKLLPKGVVFNLKDSETDEIITVGNFKKDIFLEDKKIRNVLDIYTNEDYIKALVKFFKKRNGRGRL, from the coding sequence ATGACTAGAAAAGAACTTTTAAAAAAAATAAAAAAAATAGATGTAAAAACATCTGCTTTAGCAGAAGATTTATTTATAGGGAAATATCATTCTTGTTTTAAAGGTAACGGGATGGAATTTTCAGATATAAGAAAATATGAACTAGGGGATGATATAAAAAGAATAGATTGGAAAACAAGTGCAAGGCAAAGAAAAACTTATGTTAAGGAATATCAAGAAGAAAGAGAGCTTTCTATGTATTTATTAATAGATATATCTTTTTCAAATAGTTTCACTTCTAAGAAAGATTTGATAACGCAACTTATAGCAACTTTAGTTTTTAGTGCAGATAAAAATAATGATAGATTTGGAGCTATATTTTTTAGTGATAAAATTGAAAAAGTTATAAAGCTAGGAAAAGGGAAAAATCATGCTTTATCAATAATAGAGGAAATATTGAAAATAGAACCTAGTAGTAAGGGAACAAATATAATACAAGTTTTAAATTATTTTAATAAAATCCAAAAAAGAAGAGGAATAGTTTTTTTGATTTCTGATTTTTTAGATGATGATTATGAGAAAGTGATGAGAATAACTTCAAAAAAACATGATTTAATTTCAGTAAGGGTTTTAGATGAAAAATTAAAATTACTTCCTAAGGGAGTAGTATTTAATTTGAAAGATTCAGAAACAGATGAAATAATTACAGTAGGAAACTTTAAAAAAGATATTTTTCTTGAAGATAAGAAGATAAGAAATGTTTTAGATATTTATACAAACGAAGATTACATAAAGGCTTTAGTCAAATTTTTTAAAAAAAGAAATGGTAGGGGTAGACTATGA
- a CDS encoding radical SAM protein — translation MIDDVYNYPLYRPPSEAYSLIIQITLGCSHNKCTFCNMYKGKQFIIKPFDQIKAEIDFFRKQISYIDKIFLADGDALIMKTESLVKILKYINLKFPEVKRISLYASPRSILLKTEEELKQIRELGVSLVYIGLESGDNETLKEIKKGATAEEITEASLKMKKLGFQLSVTVIAGILGNQDSTNHAINTGKVISKIIPEYLGILCLVVHPETDIDIRCKKGEFIEASGDQIMEEIKMIIENINIPKNEKIIFRSNHASNYLNLRGNLPEDKEELLEEINYALSNDYIRKRNEKYLKYSRNGF, via the coding sequence ATGATTGATGACGTGTATAATTATCCACTTTATAGACCACCTAGTGAAGCTTATAGTTTAATAATCCAAATTACTTTAGGATGTTCCCATAATAAATGTACTTTTTGTAACATGTACAAAGGTAAACAATTTATAATTAAACCTTTTGATCAAATAAAAGCTGAAATTGATTTTTTTAGAAAACAAATTAGTTATATTGATAAAATCTTTTTAGCTGATGGAGACGCTCTTATTATGAAAACTGAAAGTCTTGTTAAAATTTTAAAATATATAAATTTAAAATTTCCAGAAGTTAAAAGAATTTCTCTATATGCTAGTCCTAGATCTATACTTTTAAAAACAGAAGAAGAATTAAAACAAATTAGAGAACTCGGCGTTTCTCTCGTTTATATAGGGCTTGAAAGTGGAGATAATGAAACTTTAAAAGAAATTAAAAAAGGAGCTACTGCTGAAGAGATTACAGAAGCTTCCTTAAAAATGAAAAAATTAGGATTCCAACTTTCCGTAACTGTAATTGCTGGAATTTTAGGTAATCAGGATAGTACTAACCATGCTATTAATACTGGAAAAGTTATAAGTAAAATCATTCCAGAATATTTAGGGATCCTTTGTTTAGTTGTCCACCCTGAAACAGATATCGATATTAGATGTAAAAAAGGAGAATTTATAGAAGCTTCTGGAGATCAAATAATGGAAGAAATTAAGATGATTATTGAGAATATAAATATCCCTAAAAATGAAAAAATTATTTTTAGATCAAACCATGCTTCTAACTACTTAAATCTTAGAGGAAATCTTCCTGAAGATAAGGAAGAACTTTTAGAAGAAATTAATTATGCTCTATCAAATGACTATATCAGAAAAAGAAATGAAAAATATTTAAAATATAGTAGAAATGGCTTCTAA
- the ppdK gene encoding pyruvate, phosphate dikinase, translating into MKKFIYFFNEGNKTMRDLLGGKGANLAEMTNIGLPVPGGFTISTDACSEFYNQDQKIWTELKEEILLNIKKLENETGKTFGYGENPLLVSVRSGAAVSMPGMMDTVLNLGLNDKTVEALSEMINNERAAWDSYRRFIQMFGDVVKEVPKYKFDIIMDKVKEEKNIITDLELTTEDLKDVVKRYKDLYIREIGEEFPTEPLEQLLDAVRAVFSSWNNSRAIIYRELNEIKGIKGTAVNVQAMVFGNMGDTSGTGVAFTRNPATGTKEIFGEYLMNAQGEDVVAGIRTPQKIETLKEIMPEIYEEFLNICKILEKHYKDMQDMEFTIERGKFYMLQTRNGKRTSKASINIAVDMVEEGLITKEEAILRIDPKNVEQLLHKNFSEEGLRNAKLVAEGLAASPGAASGKVCFDCECLKKVKKGILVRIETSPEDIEGMNIAEGILTIRGGMTSHAAVVARGMGKCCVSGCSEITINEEKKELETRGLVIKEGDIISIDGSSGKVYLGDIEKTDIELSGAFEKFISWVDEIRRLQIRMNADTPKDCATGIKFGAEGIGLCRTEHMFFAEEKIWSVREMIVSNTSKERKVAIDKIYPFQKKDFFEIFEIMEGKPVTVRLIDPPLHEFLPKTEEEMKKLSKLMNIELEEIKERLESLHEVNPMLGHRGCRLGITYPELYEMQAKAIIDSALEVKSNGIEVNPEIMIPLVGSDKELGYLRERIEKVIENIFKEKGQRLDYKLGTMIEVPRACITADEIAKKADFFSFGTNDLTQITFGFSRDDAGKFIKEYVEKGIFEKDPFVSLDQEGVGELMKLAIKKARTIKENIKLGICGEHGGEPSSVEFCNKIGLDYVSCSPYRVLIAKIAAAQGVVRK; encoded by the coding sequence ATGAAAAAATTTATTTATTTTTTTAACGAAGGAAACAAGACAATGAGGGATTTGTTAGGTGGTAAAGGAGCTAATTTAGCAGAAATGACTAATATAGGTCTTCCAGTACCTGGAGGATTTACAATTTCAACAGATGCATGTTCTGAATTTTATAATCAAGATCAAAAAATTTGGACGGAGTTAAAAGAAGAAATATTGTTAAATATAAAAAAATTAGAAAATGAAACAGGAAAAACATTTGGTTATGGAGAAAATCCTTTATTAGTTTCAGTTCGTTCTGGAGCAGCAGTATCAATGCCAGGAATGATGGATACAGTTTTAAATTTAGGACTTAATGATAAAACAGTTGAAGCGCTTAGCGAAATGATAAATAATGAAAGAGCAGCTTGGGATTCTTATAGAAGATTTATTCAAATGTTTGGAGATGTTGTAAAAGAGGTTCCTAAATATAAGTTTGATATTATTATGGATAAAGTAAAAGAAGAAAAAAATATTATTACGGATTTGGAATTGACAACAGAAGATTTGAAAGACGTTGTAAAAAGATATAAAGATTTATATATTAGAGAAATAGGTGAAGAATTTCCTACAGAACCACTAGAACAATTATTAGATGCCGTTAGAGCAGTATTTAGTTCATGGAATAATTCAAGAGCAATAATTTATAGAGAGTTAAATGAAATAAAAGGAATAAAAGGGACTGCTGTAAATGTTCAAGCAATGGTATTTGGTAATATGGGAGATACTTCAGGAACAGGAGTCGCATTTACAAGAAATCCAGCTACGGGAACAAAAGAAATATTTGGAGAATACTTGATGAATGCTCAAGGAGAAGATGTAGTTGCAGGAATAAGAACTCCTCAAAAAATAGAAACATTGAAAGAAATAATGCCTGAAATATATGAGGAATTTTTAAATATTTGTAAAATATTAGAAAAGCACTATAAAGATATGCAAGATATGGAATTTACAATAGAAAGAGGAAAATTTTATATGTTGCAAACTAGAAATGGTAAAAGAACTTCAAAAGCGAGTATAAATATTGCAGTTGATATGGTTGAAGAAGGGTTGATAACTAAAGAAGAGGCTATTTTAAGAATTGATCCTAAGAATGTTGAACAATTATTACATAAAAATTTTTCTGAAGAAGGATTGAGAAATGCTAAATTAGTAGCTGAAGGTCTTGCTGCTTCTCCAGGAGCTGCATCAGGAAAAGTATGTTTTGATTGTGAATGTTTAAAAAAAGTTAAAAAGGGTATATTAGTAAGAATAGAAACCTCTCCAGAAGATATAGAAGGGATGAATATCGCAGAAGGAATTTTGACAATTCGTGGAGGGATGACATCTCATGCTGCTGTTGTTGCTAGAGGAATGGGGAAATGTTGCGTAAGTGGTTGTAGTGAAATTACTATAAATGAAGAAAAAAAAGAATTAGAGACAAGAGGATTAGTTATAAAAGAAGGAGATATTATTTCTATTGATGGTTCATCAGGAAAAGTTTATTTAGGAGATATTGAAAAAACAGATATAGAATTATCAGGTGCTTTTGAAAAATTTATTTCTTGGGTTGATGAAATAAGAAGACTACAAATTAGAATGAATGCAGATACTCCTAAAGATTGTGCTACAGGAATAAAATTTGGAGCAGAGGGAATAGGACTTTGTAGGACAGAACATATGTTTTTTGCTGAAGAAAAAATATGGTCAGTTAGAGAAATGATAGTTTCAAATACTTCTAAGGAAAGAAAGGTAGCTATTGATAAAATTTATCCTTTCCAAAAGAAAGATTTCTTTGAAATTTTTGAAATTATGGAAGGAAAACCAGTTACAGTTAGATTAATAGATCCTCCTTTACATGAATTTTTACCAAAAACAGAAGAAGAAATGAAAAAATTATCAAAATTGATGAATATAGAATTAGAAGAAATAAAAGAAAGATTAGAATCTCTTCATGAAGTAAACCCTATGTTAGGACATAGAGGATGTAGATTAGGAATAACTTATCCAGAATTGTATGAAATGCAGGCAAAAGCCATTATAGATTCAGCTTTAGAAGTTAAATCAAATGGAATAGAAGTAAATCCTGAGATAATGATACCTTTAGTAGGTTCAGATAAAGAATTAGGATATTTAAGAGAAAGAATAGAAAAGGTTATTGAGAATATTTTTAAAGAAAAGGGACAAAGATTAGATTATAAATTAGGAACCATGATAGAAGTTCCAAGAGCTTGTATTACAGCTGATGAGATAGCTAAAAAAGCAGATTTCTTTAGTTTTGGAACTAATGATTTAACTCAGATAACTTTCGGTTTTTCAAGAGATGATGCGGGTAAATTTATTAAAGAGTATGTTGAAAAAGGAATATTTGAGAAAGATCCATTTGTAAGTCTTGATCAAGAAGGTGTCGGAGAATTAATGAAATTGGCTATAAAAAAAGCCAGAACTATTAAAGAAAATATAAAACTTGGAATTTGTGGAGAACATGGTGGAGAGCCAAGTAGTGTAGAGTTTTGTAATAAAATAGGTCTTGATTATGTGTCTTGCTCTCCTTATAGAGTTTTAATTGCTAAAATAGCAGCAGCTCAAGGAGTTGTTAGAAAATAA